The genomic interval CGAAGCCGGCGGCCGCGATCCACACCCACGAGCCGCGGCCGTCGTCGTCGAGCCGCGGGTAGGCCGCGAGCAGGGCCAGGAGCAGCACGCCCCACGCGACCGTGCCCACGGTGACCGCACGGACGTCGTCGGTCTCGAGCGGCTCCGGGTCCGGGCGGCGGGGCGGGGCCATGGCGCCACCCTAAGGTCCGTCGGCCGGGCCGGCGTCCAGCGCTTCGTCCCGCTCGTCGGCGTGGGCGATGTGGGCCAGCTGGCGCCAGATCAGCACAACGAAGACCGCCGACCCGGCGAAAGCGAACCAGAAGGGCGCCGCCAGCCCCCGGTGCTGCGCGAGCACCCCCCCGATGGCGGACCCGATGACCAGCCCGCCGTAGACGCCGACCAGGTTCACGGCACCGACCCGCCCTTGCAGCGGCATCGGGACCGCGCGCTGCCGCACCGTAACCGAAGTCGTGCCCCAGATGAACGCGTGGGCGCCGAAGACGAAGAAGACCGGCATCGCGACCCACGGGCTGGTGGTGAGGGCGAGCGCCAGGTGGGTGAGCGTCTCGACGATCAGGCCGATCCGCATCAGGTCGCCGAGGCTCACCCGGCGGGTGATCCAGCCGTACGACGCCGTGCCCACCAGGCCGCCCACCGCGCTGACCGTGGCGACCAGCCCGAAGCCGACCTCGCCCAGGCCCAGGCGCTCGGTGGTGTAGAGGACGAGCACCGACCAGGCGGCACCGAAGGTGATGTTGAAGGTGAAGATGGTCAGCACCAGGGTGCGCACAGCGGCGTGGTGGCGCACCCAGCGGAAGCCCTCGGCGATGTCGTGGCGCAGACGGCTGCTGTGCGCCGGGTCGCGCCGGTGCGGCGGGAGCGCGACGCGCAGGACGAGCAGCGCGCCCAGGGCCACGACCGCTGCCTGCGTCCCGAAGGCCCAGGCGGCCCCGACCGCGAAGAGGGCCGCCCCCAGGGGCGGGCCGGCGAGCTGGTTGAACGTGATGAAGCCGCCCTGCAGCCGCGAGTTGGCGACGGCCAGGTCGTCGCGGTGCACCAGCATCGGCAGCAGGGTCTGCGCGCTGCTG from Actinomycetes bacterium carries:
- a CDS encoding DUF2530 domain-containing protein — protein: MAPPRRPDPEPLETDDVRAVTVGTVAWGVLLLALLAAYPRLDDDGRGSWVWIAAAGFGLGLVGVRHVRRRRTALSRTVPPPAPGATDDATRSSDPNAGTSPGR
- a CDS encoding MFS transporter yields the protein MSRLTEAAVPARLGVGFRWLLASSWSSNLGDGIALAAGPLLVASLTDDAFLVSLAATMQWLPPLVFGLVAGALTDRLDRRLIVVTVDLTRAAVLVLLTVAVALGQVPIAVVLGALFVLGTAEVFADSSAQTLLPMLVHRDDLAVANSRLQGGFITFNQLAGPPLGAALFAVGAAWAFGTQAAVVALGALLVLRVALPPHRRDPAHSSRLRHDIAEGFRWVRHHAAVRTLVLTIFTFNITFGAAWSVLVLYTTERLGLGEVGFGLVATVSAVGGLVGTASYGWITRRVSLGDLMRIGLIVETLTHLALALTTSPWVAMPVFFVFGAHAFIWGTTSVTVRQRAVPMPLQGRVGAVNLVGVYGGLVIGSAIGGVLAQHRGLAAPFWFAFAGSAVFVVLIWRQLAHIAHADERDEALDAGPADGP